From a single Thermothielavioides terrestris NRRL 8126 chromosome 3, complete sequence genomic region:
- a CDS encoding glycosyltransferase family 24 protein (CAZy_ID 269736) — MLQLSRLPWGLAAAVLAATWLPSARVAASPSVNVALKAAFPSPPYLVELLETAAADNATVYFALLDRIAKGHFSDAATDKALYEKFVEVLRDDGHMDAESLSTFKLGLSMRTAAPRVEAHYQYYATAVEPSLSGDQDGCVHWFLVDGKQYCKPTLDAAHGDVKGHSQARTLPFDRKLGSGSRDVILYADITSKDFGAYHETAVNLARQGEGSYRLRYRRSPAHPVEALSVSGYGVELTLKRTDYIVIDDRDTGAAGAPADEAQKPITSSDIVLDEEEEITDIKPLEKSELSLLGVKAASFIMQSESPFDTLLKLTQDFPKYSNSLGAHNVSAKFAAEYEENQKMLGPDGRNILWMNGVQLVDRQIQPFGLVDVLKRERKLIKGVLDLGLTGQQAVSLLGHTEVAQAKSGDEEPRRFDWRDRLEDGRVIIWLNNLEKDKRYADFSPHLWALIQHFGHGLPQVRKDIFNLVVPVDFSDPEDLKLITTQLLTFMKRLVPIRFGLVPLTPTEKAIDQAKVVYYLLENHGLAATVSYLEKSLENDKAARPDERIFNEAIKDRPLRPNATPLPFQDIFTSEAHEKQIHLAKRWVERLRADGDVPSIFFDGFPIPKDEHWLRGMNQKLMVDLQAVQQAAYFGAINETTWIPGYLLENAVSRRNTLIFPEDARDLTVLNVNKLYTEHRDVFDQVPVVEAEKQSTKEDWAALTVIADLDSAEGQKLLLYAIQFRKAHPGIRMEIVHNPGDVSRDASELTQRLKARVDKLLGADRLSDLEAILESGESKADPTYDAALAGFLAAANLKAGQNALMLNGRLVGPIPSAEHFKKEDFEQFLEAERSSRIIPVYKALEDLNLGDRVSGPVAAAKLTSATALSGMSDLPQGIFDSASPIRMTVFKELNSTYTSFEVGDASTATIFFAAVINPASEIGQKWAAMFKVLSELEGVHLQIFLNPAAELAELPVKRFYRYVLQSSPSFDEDGKVKALSANFASVPEDTLLVAGMDVPPAWLVTSKVSVDDLDNLRIKDIKARRGTAHVEAVYELENILIEGHSREVPSGQPPRGVQLVLSTEKDSHFADTIIMANIGYFQFKANPGVYSIRLKEGRSSDIFTLESVGPQGWHPVPGDETSEIALMDFQGATLYPRLKRKPGMEQEEVLGESKANATTAGAAMDFVSKGLRFAEGILGRGKAAAETKSASDTEHAEINIFSVASGHLYERMLNIMMVSVMRHTNHTVKFWFIEQFLSPSFKDFIPTLAAEYNFKYEMVTYKWPHWLRQQKEKQREIWGYKILFLDVLFPLSLDKVIFVDADQIVRTDMYDLVTLDLQGAPYGFTPMCDSRTEMEGFRFWKTGYWASYLKGRPYHISALYVVDLRRFRALAAGDRLRQQYHTLSADPQSLANLDQDLPNHMQFHIPIHSLPQEWLWCETWCSDETLAAARTIDLCNNPQTKEPKLDRARRQVPEWTEYDEEIAALARRRREELYQQQQQQREEQVVEKQEGRKKEEETVERNPKSRRFEDEEAAAGGRVRDEL, encoded by the exons ATGCTCCAACTCTCCCGGCTCCCGTGGGGCCTCGcagccgccgtcctcgccgccacATGGCTTCCTTCTGCCCGCGTCGCTGCATCTCCCTCCGTCAACGTCGCCCTGAAGGCGGCATTCCCTTCGCCGCCATATCTGGTTGAGTTGCT CGAAACAGCAGCCGCCGACAATGCGACGGTGTATTTCGCCCTGCTCGACCGGATTGCGAAGGGCCACTTCTCCGACGCCGCGACGGACAAAGCGCTCTACGAGAAGTTCGTCGAGGTTCTGCGAGATGACGGCCACATGGACGCGGAGTCGCTGTCGACCTTCAAGTTGGGCCTTTCCATGCGGACAGCAGCTCCGCGGGTCGAAGCGCACTACCAGTACTATGCGACGGCGGTAGAGCCTTCGCTGTCTGGGGATCAAGACGGGTGTGTGCACTGGTTCCTTGTGGATGGAAAGCAATACTGCAAACCCACGCTCGACGCGGCGCACGGGGATGTGAAAGGCCACAGCCAGGCGCGGACCCTGCCATTTGACCGTAAGCTTGGCAGCGGCTCGCGGGATGTGATACTATACGCCGACATCACGTCAAAAGACTTCGGAGCATACCATGAGACTGCTGTGAACTTGGCCAGGCAGGGAGAAGGTTCGTACCGGCTCCGGTACAGGAGAAGCCCTGCCCACCCGGTTGAGGCCCTCTCGGTCAGTGGCTACGGCGTAGAACTCACCCTAAAGCGGACCGACTACATCGTCATCGATGACCGGGACACGGGTGCTGCGGGAGCACCCGCGGACGAGGCCCAAAAGCCCATCACTTCTTCCGATATCGTCTTGGATGAAGAGGAAGAGATCACCGATATTAAGCCCCTCGAAAAGTCCGAGCTCTCTCTCCTCGGCGTGAAAGCCGCGTCCTTCATCATGCAGAGCGAGTCGCCGTTTGACACTTTGCTCAAGCTAACGCAAGATTTCCCCAAATACTCAAACTCTCTCGGTGCTCACAATGTCTCGGCGAAATTCGCGGCTGAATATGAGGAGAACCAGAAGATGTTAGGGCCGGATGGCAGAAATATCCTGTGGATGAACGGTGTCCAGCTGGTTGATCGCCAGATCCAACCGTTCGGGCTCGTTGACGTGCTCAAGCGCGAGCGAAAGCTGATTAAAggcgtcctcgacctcggcctgaCCGGGCAGCAGGCCGTCTCCCTGCTAGGCCATACAGAGGTGGCACAAGCAAAGTCAGGCGATGAGGAACCTCGCAGGTTTGACTGGCGGGATCGGCTCGAGGACGGTCGCGTCATCATTTGGCTCAACAACCTGGAGAAGGACAAGCGGTATGCCGACTTCTCCCCGCACCTCTGGGCATTGATCCAGCACTTCGGGCACGGCTTGCCTCAGGTGCGGAAGGACATCTTCAACCTGGTTGTTCCTGTGGACTTCTCCGATCCTGAGGATCTCAAACTGATCACAACGCAACTCTTGACTTTCATGAAGCGACTCGTCCCCATCCGCTTTGGCTTGGTCCCGCTCACTCCCACCGAAAAGGCTATTGACCAGGCCAAGGTCGTCTACTATCTGCTGGAAAACCACGGTCTGGCGGCCACAGTCTCCTATCTCGAGAAGTCGCTTGAAAACGACAAGGCCGCGAGGCCAGACGAGCGCATCTTCAACGAAGCCATCAAGGACCGACCCTTGCGACCAAACGCCACGCCACTGCCGTTTCAAGACATCTTCACCTCGGAAGCACATGAGAAGCAGATCCATCTGGCCAAGCGCTGGGTAGAGCGCCTACGCGCTGACGGCGACGTGCCTTCCATCTTTTTCGATGGCTTCCCCATTCCTAAGGACGAGCACTGGTTAAGAGGCATGAACCAAAAGCTCATGGTGGACCTGCAGGCGGTTCAGCAGGCCGCCTACTTCGGGGCCATCAACGAGACCACCTGGATCCCGGGCTACCTGCTTGAGAACGCCGTCTCGAGGCGCAACACGCTCATCTTCCCCGAAGATGCACGCGATCTTACTGTGCTCAACGTCAACAAGCTGTACACGGAGCACCGCGATGTCTTCGACCAGGTTCCCGTAGTTGAGGCCGAGAAGCAGTCGACCAAGGAAGACTGGGCTGCCCTGACCGTCATCGCGGATCTCGATAGCGCTGAGGGGCAGAAGCTTCTCTTGTACGCCATCCAATTTCGAAAAGCCCATCCTGGCATCCGTATGGAGATCGTGCATAACCCAGGGGATGTTTCCCGAGATGCGTCGGAGCTCACCCAGCGCCTGAAGGCTCGCGTGGATAAGCTGCTCGGTGCCGATCGGCTCTCTGACCTGGAGGCTATCCTGGAGAGCGGCGAATCCAAGGCTGATCCCACTTATGATGCTGCGCTGGCTGGCTTTCTCGCAGCCGCCAATTTAAAGGCCGGCCAAAACGCGCTCATGCTGAACGGCCGTCTGGTCGGCCCCATCCCCTCCGCCGAGCACTTCAAGAAGGAGGATTTTGAGCAGTTCCTGGAAGCCGAGCGCTCAAGTCGCATTATTCCCGTTTACAAGGCCCTCGAGGACCTCAACCTGGGTGACAGAGTCTCGGGTCCGGTCGCTGCCGCCAAGCTGACCTCGGCTACCGCCCTGTCGGGTATGTCCGACCTGCCCCAGGGCATCTTCGACTCGGCCTCCCCGATCAGGATGACGGTGTTTAAGGAGTTGAATTCGACGTACACGTCATTTGAGGTCGGCGATGCGTCCACCGCCACTATCTTCTTCGCTGCCGTCATCAATCCCGCGAGCGAGATCGGCCAGAAGTGGGCTGCGATGTTCAAGGTCCTCTCCGAACTGGAGGGCGTCCACCTTCAGATCTTCCTCAACCCCGCAGCGGAGCTCGCAGAGCTTCCAGTCAAAAGATTTTATCGTTACGTTCTGCAGTCCTCCCCGAGCTTTGACGAGGACGGAAAGGTCAAGGCGCTCTCGGCGAACTTTGCAAGCGTCCCAGAAGACACTCTGCTTGTTGCCGGCATGGATGTCCCGCCGGCCTGGCTGGTCACCTCGAAGGTCTCGGTCGACGACCTGGATAACCTTCGTATCAAGGACATCAAAGCCAGACGAGGCACCGCGCATGTTGAGGCCGTCTACGAGCTCGAGAACATCCTGATCGAGGGCCACTCCCGCGAGGTACCGTCCGGGCAACCTCCCCGCGGCGTCCAGCTGGTGCTGTCCACCGAGAAGGACTCGCACTTTGCCGATACCATCATCATGGCCAACATCGGCTACTTCCAATTCAAGGCCAACCCGGGAGTCTACAGCATCCGGCTCAAGGAGGGCCGGAGCTCCGACATCTTCACTCTCGAGAGCGTGGGCCCTCAAGGCTGGCACCCCGTCCCCGGCGACGAAACGTCCGAGATAGCGCTCATGGACTTTCAAGGCGCCACGCTGTACCCCCGCCTGAAGCGCAAGCCCGGCATGGAGCAAGAAGAGGTCCTCGGCGAGAGCAAGGCCAACGCCACcacagccggcgccgccatggacTTCGTCTCCAAAGGCCTCAGGTTCGCCGAGGGCATCCTCGGCCGCGGtaaggccgccgccgaaacCAAATCGGCCTCCGACACGGAGCACGCCGAGATCAACATCTTCTCCGTCGCCAGCGGCCACCTCTACGAGCGCATGCTCAACATCATGATGGTCTCGGTCATGCGCCACACCAACCACACGGTCAAGTTCTGGTTCATCGAGCAGTTCCTCTCGCCGTCCTTCAAGGACTTCATCCCGACGCTCGCGGCCGAGTACAACTTCAAGTACGAGATGGTCACGTACAAGTGGCCGCACTGGCTGCGCCAGCAGAAGGAGAAGCAGCGCGAGATCTGGGGCTACAagatcctcttcctcgacgTGCTCTTCCCGCTGTCGCTGGACAAGGTCATCTTCGTCGACGCGGACCAGATCGTGCGCACCGACATGTACGACCTGGTCACGCTGGACCTGCAGGGCGCGCCCTACGGCTTCACGCCCATGTGCGACTCGCGCACCGAGATGGAGGGCTTCCGCTTCTGGAAGACGGGCTACTGGGCGAGCTACCTCAAGGGCCGGCCGTACCACATCAGCGCGCTGTACGTGGTCGACCTGCGGCGCTTccgcgcgctcgccgcggGCGACCGCCTGCGCCAGCAGTACCACACCCTCTCCGCCGACCCGCAGTCGCTCGCCAACCTCGACCAGGACCTGCCCAACCACATGCAGTTCCACATCCCGATCCACTCGCTGCCGCAGGAGTGGCTGTGGTGCGAGACCTGGTGCAGCGACGAgaccctcgccgccgctaGGACCATCGACCTGTGCAACAACCCGCAGACCAAGGAGCCCAAGCTGGAccgcgcccggcgccagGTGCCCGAGTGGACCGAGTATGACGAGGagatcgccgcgctggcgcggaggaggagggaggagctttaccagcagcagcagcagcagcgggaggaACAGGTTGTGGAGAAGCAAGAGGgcaggaagaaggaggaggaaacgGTAGAGAGGAATCCCAAGAGTAGACGGtttgaggacgaggaggccgctGCGGGAGGTCGTGTCAGAGATGAGTTGTAA
- a CDS encoding uncharacterized protein (expressed hypothetical protein): protein MPTLRERPSRGEISPAKKASQNSPTATRSTPRKRRPSMPGDAIEVRESIEAKGDVDDDVEMEDADSPARKDDGDGDADANGDADADADADGDADADADADADADADGEPDDTAEQVRQEEDWRNLLQLIRDTSEYLCRYTVKIDGEDHEIASGFQRLVNKRSLPDYFEVIKEPMAFSTIRAKLGKKVYTKFNEFVWDVTRICHNAQVYNRPSAPIFSDAGRLMDVFKEKLAEMVADGTISAEDAEIPDLGPLPEFEDSPPPEDDEEEADEEDDEEDEDEEDEDSDEEGGRRRSGRRRRQSGARKGAEEGDDAHKKRGRPPKVFTPLEARIQAILKGLRRFKNERGHLRISHFEKLPDKAELPDYYTAIRNPIALETIKRKHKRKKYQTVDQALQDLELMFDNAKQYNEEGSEVYQDAVELAKQARILAEQEKAKSDDEFRDEDGKLPLASIEHRGETWRVGDWVHIRNPNDLSKPIVAQIYRTWSDASGQKWVNACWYYRPEQTVHRFDKHFYENEVVKTGQYRDHHIEDVEDRCFVMFITRYPRGRPRGLPPDKSVYVCEARYNEEKFKFNKIKTWTSCLPDEVREKDYEMDLFDVPRTLRKVPSPIKHLLQADAKETDDLPKPTWRSPNAPPLIGAVHRRPREPNESPPPEPNPLPAVVAPVPLAIAPTQVPIKANVGVVGAPAYHHPAAVAPAPAPAPTHFQMQHFQPRPVPPPAPHQAPVHLQPQPQPQPMPMHVPHPVMPQMQPSPHYPPQAYPPQYGVQPQMAPPQPIQYQTAAHIAPVFDQHHRPVHPAPQAMPPSRPPMAPAPAPSMAALPHGTPQGAHVYNVPRAPEVYTLADNVDATIPPEVREQFQRDEDGRVLFFTAPPLVRPQNRVAEQHAGLGHSVRHLATIKQLREERARKRKERDEALAREQEDSKRQAAAREEDARRRAEAEAERSRQAELLEKVLLGWAADMDRGTEMLGDQLGGLDSWKEMMRRSREETEGKTDEEVRVANLRWLFDEQLRRGEITLEQKKQYEDCFIHRTHLEK, encoded by the exons ATGCCGACTCTGCGCGAACGGCCCAGCAGAGGCGAGATCTCGCCCGCCAAGAAGGCGTCTCAAAATTCTCCGACCGCGACGAGATCGACCCCCAGAAAACGGCGACCCAGTATGCCGGGCGACGCGATCGAGGTGCGCGAGTCCATTGAGGCCAagggcgacgtcgacgacgatgtCGAGATGGAGGACGCCGACAGTCCAGCGCGCAAAGAcgacggtgacggcgacGCAGATGCCAACGGcgatgcggatgcggatgcggatgccgATGGCGATGCAGACGCGGACGCAGATGCAGACGCGGATGCAgatgccgacggcgagcCAGACGACACCGCCGAGCAGGTACGACAAGAAGAGGACTGGCGCAACCTTCTGCAGCTCATCAGGGACACGTCCGAGTATCTGTGCCGCTACACAGTCAAAATTGACGGGGA GGACCACGAGATCGCCTCGGGATTCCAGCGTTTAGTCAACAAGCGCAGCCTCCCAGACTACTTTGAGGTGATCAAAGAGCCGATGGCTTTCAGCACCATTCGG GCCAAACTCGGCAAGAAGGTCTACACCAAGTTCAACGAGTTTGTGTGGGACGTCACGCGCATATGCCACAATGCGCAGGTGTATAACAGGCCGTCCGCCCCTATCTTCTCCGATGCCGGCCGCCTGATGGACGTCTTCAAGGAGAAGCTCGCCGAAATGGTGGCCGACGGCACTATCTCCGCCGAGGATGCTGAGATTCCCGATTTGGGGCCTTTGCCCGAGTTTGAGGACTCGCCCCCTCCtgaagacgacgaggaggaggctgacgaggaggacgatgaagaggatgaggacgaggaggacgaggactcTGACGAGGAGGGTGGCAGGCGCCGCtcgggccggcgccgccgccagtcCGGGGCTAGGAAGGGCGCCGAAGAGGGCGATGATGCCCACAAGAAGCGCGGCAGACCGCCTAAAGTCTTCACACCCCTCGAGGCTCGGATTCAGGCGATTCTGAAAGGTCTGCGCCGATTCAAAAATGAGCGCGGCCATCTGCGCATCTCCCACTTTGAGAAGCTCCCAGACAAGGCTGAGCTGCCCGATTACTACACCGCCATCCGCAACCCCATTGCGCTGGAGACCATTAAGCGGAAGCACAAGCGGAAAAAGTACCAGACTGTCGACCAGGCTCTCCAAGATCTGGAGCTTATGTTCGACAATGCCAAGCAGTACAACGAGGAAGGCAGCGAGGTCTACCAGGACGCCGTGGAGCTGGCCAAACAGGCACGCATTCTGGCCGAGCAAGAAAAGGCGAAGTCCGACGACGAGTTTCGCGACGAAGATGGGAAGCTGCCCCTGGCTAGCATTGAGCACCGCGGGGAAACGTGGAGAGTGG GCGATTGGGTCCACATCCGGAACCCGAACGATTTGTCGAAGCCCATCGTAGCCCAGATCTACCGAACATGGTCGGACGCGTCGGGCCAGAAATGGGTCAACGCATGCTGGTATTACCGGCCGGAGCAGACAGTGCACCGGTTCGACAAGCACTTCTACGAAAACGAGGTGGTCAAGACCGGCCAGTACCGCGACCACCAcatcgaggacgtcgaggacCGCTGCTTCGTCATGTTCATCACGCGCTATCCTCGAGGTCGACCGCGCGGTCTACCGCCAGACAAATCCGTGTATGTGTGCGAGGCGCGGTACAACGAGGAGAAATTCAAGTTCAACAAGATCAAGACTTGGACGAGCTGCCTGCCGGACGAGGTGCGCGAGAAGGATTACGAGATGGACTTGTTTGATGTGCCTCGGACCTTGAGGAAGGTGCCAAGTCCGATCAAGCACCTCCTGCAGGCGGATGCCAAAGAGACCGACGACCTCCCCAAGCCGACCTGGAGGAGCCCAAACGCGCCGCCCTTGATTGGAGCGGTGCACCGGCGCCCTCGTGAGCCAAAT GAGTCGCCCCCCCCAGAGCCGAATCCGCTGCCCGCGGTGGTTGCACCTGTGCCGCTCGCAATTGCACCAACCCAGGTTCCCATCAAAGCCAacgtcggcgtcgtgggTGCACCAGCCTATCACCAtcccgctgccgtcgcgcctgcgccggcgccggcgcccacgCATTTCCAAATGCAACACTTCCAGCCACGGCCAGtcccgccgcctgctcctcaCCAGGCACCGGTCCACCTCCAACCGCAACCGCAACCGCAACCGATGCCGATGCACGTGCCGCATCCTGTGATGCCCCAGATGCAGCCAAGCCCGCATTACCCACCCCAAGCGTATCCACCGCAATACGGAGTGCAGCCGCAGATGGCTCCACCGCAGCCGATTCAATACCAGACAGCGGCCCACATCGCGCCAGTTTTTGATCAGCACCACCGTCCGGTGCATCCCGCACCTCAAGCCAtgccgccgtctcgcccacccatggcgcccgcgcccgcgcccagcatggcggcgctgccgcatGGCACTCCCCAGGGCGCCCACGTCTACAACGTCCCGCGCGCCCCCGAGGTCTACACGCTGGCCGATAACGTCGACGCGACCATTCCGCCGGAAGTGCGCGAGCAGTTCCagcgcgacgaggacggccgcGTGCTCTTCttcacggcgccgccgctggtcCGTCCGCAAAACCGTGTTGCGGAGCagcacgccggcctcggccacaGCGTCCGCCACCTGGCCACCATcaagcagctgcgcgaggagcgcgcgcgcaagcgcaaggagcgcgacgaggccctcgcgcgcgagcaggaggacagcaagcggcaggccgcggcgcgggaggaggacgcgcgccgccgcgccgaggccgaggccgagcgcagccgccaggccgagctgctcgagaaggTCCTGCTCGGCTGGGCCGCCGACATGGACCGCGGCACCGAGATGCTCggcgaccagctcggcggcctcgacaGCTGGAAGGAGATGATGCGCCGCAGCAGGGAGGAGACCGAGGGCaagacggacgaggaggtgCGCGTCGCGAACCTGCGCTGGCTCTTTGATGAGCAgctgcgccgcggcgagaTCACGCTGGAGCAGAAGAAGCAGTATGAGGACTGCTTTATTCACCGGACGCATCTTGAGAAgtga